The following coding sequences lie in one Streptococcus suis genomic window:
- a CDS encoding sigma-70 family RNA polymerase sigma factor has protein sequence MTYRVKAYTLREESTESSTRYFISFKDGQGKSHELEVSEQFFMEFRQMERRNRNLLQWDERHREFSEVWDETLNRRALKLPKSIEEQMIEAERAELLCKAVDRLPEIQRRRFLLYYEYEFNFYQIAAMEHCTASAIQKSVAIAKEKVKAEMKKYLQP, from the coding sequence ATGACATACAGAGTTAAGGCATACACGCTTCGGGAGGAATCTACGGAAAGCAGCACAAGGTATTTTATCAGCTTTAAGGACGGGCAGGGCAAATCCCACGAGTTGGAAGTGTCGGAACAGTTCTTTATGGAGTTTCGGCAAATGGAACGCAGGAACAGGAATCTTCTCCAATGGGACGAGCGGCACAGGGAGTTTTCGGAAGTATGGGACGAAACGCTGAACAGGCGGGCGTTAAAGCTGCCTAAGAGCATTGAGGAACAAATGATTGAAGCAGAACGGGCGGAACTGCTTTGTAAAGCGGTTGACAGACTGCCAGAGATACAAAGGCGGCGTTTCCTGCTCTACTACGAGTACGAATTTAATTTTTATCAAATCGCTGCGATGGAGCATTGCACCGCTTCGGCAATACAGAAATCTGTTGCGATTGCAAAGGAGAAAGTAAAGGCGGAAATGAAAAAGTATCTCCAACCGTGA
- a CDS encoding conjugal transfer protein, whose protein sequence is MMKCEWILCPVCGSKTRNKIRKDTVLENYPLYCPKCRQESLIKVDNLKITVIKEPDA, encoded by the coding sequence ATGATGAAATGCGAATGGATATTGTGTCCTGTTTGTGGGAGCAAAACCCGTAATAAAATTAGGAAGGACACTGTTTTGGAGAATTATCCCCTTTATTGTCCAAAATGCAGACAAGAAAGCTTGATTAAAGTTGACAACTTGAAGATAACTGTCATCAAAGAGCCAGACGCTTAA
- a CDS encoding sigma-70 family RNA polymerase sigma factor, which produces MAYNHGREDRKWRIWKEAEEKLLRECGVDEATIEQIRIADRADFNSNRRFYRWTNDVAEYLEDMADRERQTEVGTVAELLDEIESENLYQVLVTVDGRTLKIVLLKMQGYSTKEIAPLVHLTTGAIYARLDHLRKKLRKFYSV; this is translated from the coding sequence ATGGCATATAACCACGGACGGGAGGACAGGAAATGGCGTATCTGGAAAGAAGCGGAGGAAAAGCTGCTGCGTGAGTGCGGCGTTGATGAAGCGACCATTGAGCAGATACGCATTGCGGACAGGGCAGACTTCAATTCCAACAGGCGGTTTTACCGATGGACGAATGACGTTGCGGAATACCTTGAGGACATGGCAGACAGGGAGCGGCAGACGGAGGTGGGTACGGTTGCGGAGTTACTGGACGAGATTGAGAGCGAAAATCTTTATCAAGTATTAGTCACGGTGGACGGACGTACCTTGAAAATCGTCCTGCTGAAAATGCAGGGGTATTCCACAAAAGAAATTGCCCCGCTCGTGCATTTGACGACTGGTGCTATTTACGCAAGGTTAGACCATCTGCGGAAGAAGCTACGAAAATTTTATAGCGTCTAA
- a CDS encoding RNA polymerase subunit sigma, with protein MKYAPRKVFIKESGRYVELSYMDFCRRRESDQTYMDKLFIPVQGCLLEVVREQYTDFYRDKERWRYLKKLDTKNSLLSLDGFTDSEGKPLDFIADEAADIAETVVNAVMVDRLKAALPLLSDSEQELIQAIFFDGLSEREVGARFGITQSVVNKRKARILRKLRKIIEN; from the coding sequence GTGAAATACGCACCAAGAAAGGTATTTATCAAAGAAAGCGGCAGATATGTGGAACTGTCCTACATGGATTTCTGCCGCCGCAGGGAATCCGACCAGACCTACATGGACAAGCTGTTTATTCCCGTTCAAGGCTGTCTGCTTGAAGTCGTGAGGGAGCAATACACGGACTTCTACCGAGATAAGGAACGGTGGCGTTATCTGAAAAAATTAGATACGAAGAACAGCCTGCTTTCTCTGGATGGATTTACGGACAGCGAGGGGAAGCCTTTAGACTTTATCGCTGATGAAGCGGCGGACATTGCGGAAACCGTTGTCAATGCGGTTATGGTGGACAGGCTGAAAGCCGCCCTGCCTTTGCTGTCGGATAGTGAACAGGAATTGATACAGGCAATCTTTTTTGACGGACTTTCTGAGCGTGAAGTCGGGGCGAGGTTCGGCATAACCCAGAGCGTTGTGAACAAACGCAAAGCCAGAATCCTAAGAAAACTAAGAAAGATAATAGAAAATTAA